The proteins below come from a single Tenuifilum thalassicum genomic window:
- a CDS encoding PorP/SprF family type IX secretion system membrane protein has product MITRISKSISIILAIVSIVSFSELTLAQQEPMFTQYMFNTVSVNPAYAGTTNSLNVNMLSRIQWVGMRGAPKTFSLAMHSPVINQNIGVGFTIVSDKIGPVRNNYFTANYAYRLKLNEDLTLSMGLKGGLNQYYVGLADIYVRDPLDEAFLSNERRLTPNLGFGFYLYSDKYYVGFSMPKIFQTSVDEQNITNSDQLKRHYYIIAGYVWQLNSEWLFKPSFIAKAVGGAPLSTDITAQFLYRDFIWVGAMYRLGDAAGIFFNFKISNQLTVGYGYDFSLSRLNSYNRGTHEIMLSFDFEKLTTGKVKSPRYF; this is encoded by the coding sequence ATGATTACAAGAATTTCAAAATCGATAAGTATAATTTTAGCAATTGTGAGTATTGTATCGTTTTCAGAGCTCACACTTGCACAGCAAGAGCCGATGTTCACACAGTACATGTTTAACACTGTATCGGTTAACCCAGCGTATGCAGGAACAACAAACTCCCTTAATGTTAACATGCTAAGTCGAATTCAATGGGTGGGTATGCGTGGAGCACCCAAAACATTTAGCTTGGCAATGCACTCACCCGTGATAAATCAGAACATTGGAGTAGGTTTTACAATTGTATCCGATAAAATCGGACCTGTAAGGAATAATTATTTTACTGCAAATTATGCCTATAGGTTAAAGTTGAATGAAGATTTGACATTATCGATGGGATTAAAAGGCGGACTCAATCAGTACTATGTGGGTTTAGCCGATATATATGTGCGAGACCCATTAGATGAGGCATTTCTTTCAAATGAAAGACGTTTAACTCCAAATCTTGGGTTTGGATTTTACTTATATTCCGATAAGTACTATGTAGGGTTCTCAATGCCAAAAATTTTTCAAACATCAGTAGACGAGCAGAATATCACGAATTCCGACCAGCTAAAAAGACACTATTACATAATTGCCGGATACGTTTGGCAGCTGAATAGCGAATGGTTGTTCAAGCCATCTTTTATTGCAAAAGCGGTTGGTGGTGCTCCATTGTCAACCGATATTACTGCCCAGTTTCTTTATCGTGATTTCATTTGGGTTGGTGCCATGTATCGGTTAGGAGATGCAGCAGGCATTTTCTTTAACTTTAAAATTAGCAACCAGCTGACAGTCGGCTACGGATATGACTTTTCACTGAGCCGACTGAACAGCTACAATAGGGGGACCCATGAAATAATGCTCAGTTTTGATTTTGAAAAACTAACCACAGGAAAGGTTAAATCACCACGTTACTTTTAA
- a CDS encoding OmpA family protein produces MKNISLSFKVLLIVFSLLSFKPHYTQAKVRGIDSLLYTLVERWADRAYENYAYVRAIKRYETLVRRNFTNEKIYRNLASSYLKLNNAEESIKYTELLVKSGNFVPEDVYNLAYAYMFIGNYDKADEYLNKYKNLVENDTRADRQANIKEKISKFKSLSRFKLQKVEFNSKYSDFGPFYYDDKLYFVSERREDAIVNYEYPWKEAPYLDVYEVDLKGNVSSPNFFKDKVNTKYHDGPICFTKNGDEVFFTRNNSFLKVFPVKGKEKTVSLKIFHSKIVNGVLSSPKELPFNSSDYSCGHPSISADGKKLYFASDMPGGYGGTDIYMVERTDSGWTKPQNLGPEINTEGNEMFPFIHESGILYFTSNGHAGLGGLDIYMATPKGNGFVVINLGSPINSEKDDFSFYIDKDKKFGFFASNRPGGKGDDDIYKFYTLDLGTTLAGNVYDSNTKERLSNATIHLKDEKGNTVALKSDRNNDFVFNIKLDNNYFITAEIDGYKPYSTALSLPASKPASDTIHHDLYLDPLPFWGIFGKVYFKESHEVIPDVKLQVVNQQTNDTLIVLTDSAGEFRVKLEQNTKYNLLFSKEGLFSKRAEYSTENITPGWVNADKFIDLAFEKVELNKRIEIPNIYYDLGKWNIRPDAAVELDKVVQFLKDNPNIKVELGSHTDSRGSSKSNQILSQKRAQSAVDYIVNHGVSRDRITAKGYGETMLKNHCADGVKCSEEEHQQNRRTEIRIVGM; encoded by the coding sequence ATGAAGAATATATCGTTATCCTTTAAGGTTCTGCTAATAGTTTTTAGTTTGCTATCATTCAAACCTCACTATACCCAAGCTAAAGTCAGAGGTATCGACTCATTGCTATACACACTTGTTGAGAGATGGGCCGATAGGGCCTACGAGAATTACGCCTATGTTCGAGCTATTAAAAGGTATGAAACCTTAGTTAGACGAAATTTTACCAATGAAAAGATTTACAGAAACTTGGCTAGTTCATATTTAAAACTCAACAATGCAGAAGAATCCATAAAATACACTGAACTTCTAGTAAAATCAGGCAACTTCGTTCCCGAAGACGTTTACAACTTGGCTTATGCCTATATGTTTATTGGGAATTACGATAAAGCGGATGAATACTTAAACAAGTACAAGAATCTTGTTGAAAATGACACCAGAGCCGATAGGCAAGCCAACATTAAAGAGAAAATATCAAAGTTTAAGTCGTTATCACGATTTAAACTCCAAAAAGTTGAGTTTAATTCAAAATACTCCGATTTTGGACCATTCTACTATGACGATAAGCTTTACTTTGTTTCTGAGCGTAGAGAGGATGCTATTGTTAACTATGAATACCCTTGGAAAGAGGCTCCATATCTTGATGTATACGAAGTTGATTTAAAGGGAAATGTCTCTTCTCCGAATTTCTTCAAGGACAAGGTTAACACCAAGTACCACGACGGACCAATTTGTTTTACAAAGAATGGAGATGAAGTATTTTTTACTCGTAATAACTCTTTCCTCAAAGTATTTCCAGTTAAAGGAAAAGAAAAAACAGTATCGTTAAAAATATTTCACTCCAAAATAGTAAATGGCGTTTTATCTTCTCCAAAAGAGTTACCTTTTAATAGTAGTGATTACTCCTGTGGGCATCCCTCTATATCGGCAGATGGCAAAAAGCTATACTTTGCCTCAGACATGCCAGGCGGCTATGGCGGAACCGACATTTACATGGTGGAACGAACCGATTCGGGTTGGACTAAACCACAGAATCTTGGACCAGAAATCAATACCGAAGGTAATGAGATGTTCCCATTCATTCATGAATCGGGCATTCTCTATTTCACATCGAACGGACACGCAGGACTCGGCGGGCTAGATATTTACATGGCCACACCTAAAGGCAATGGCTTTGTTGTCATAAACCTAGGCTCACCTATTAATTCAGAAAAAGACGACTTCTCTTTTTATATCGACAAGGATAAAAAATTTGGGTTCTTTGCATCAAACAGACCTGGTGGCAAAGGTGATGACGATATATATAAGTTTTACACATTAGATTTAGGTACGACTTTAGCTGGAAACGTTTATGATTCCAATACTAAAGAACGATTATCTAATGCAACGATTCATCTTAAAGACGAAAAAGGAAACACTGTAGCTCTAAAAAGCGATAGGAATAACGATTTTGTCTTTAATATTAAACTCGATAACAATTATTTCATCACTGCCGAAATTGATGGCTATAAGCCTTACTCAACCGCTTTAAGTTTACCCGCATCAAAACCAGCATCGGATACCATTCATCATGATTTATATCTGGACCCACTACCCTTCTGGGGTATATTTGGTAAGGTTTATTTCAAAGAATCTCACGAAGTAATTCCTGATGTAAAATTACAAGTAGTTAATCAGCAAACCAATGACACCTTAATTGTCCTAACCGACTCCGCAGGTGAGTTCAGAGTCAAACTAGAGCAAAACACAAAATACAACTTGCTTTTCTCAAAAGAGGGATTATTTAGTAAGCGGGCAGAGTATTCAACTGAGAATATTACCCCAGGCTGGGTTAATGCGGATAAATTCATAGACCTTGCCTTTGAAAAAGTGGAACTTAACAAACGTATTGAGATTCCTAACATATACTACGATTTAGGGAAATGGAACATTCGACCCGATGCTGCTGTTGAACTTGACAAGGTAGTACAGTTTCTTAAAGATAATCCAAACATTAAGGTTGAGCTTGGCTCGCATACCGATTCAAGGGGAAGTTCTAAATCGAATCAAATTCTATCGCAGAAAAGAGCCCAATCGGCTGTTGATTATATAGTTAACCATGGTGTCTCAAGAGATAGGATTACCGCTAAGGGGTATGGTGAAACCATGCTTAAAAACCACTGTGCCGATGGAGTTAAATGCTCCGAAGAAGAACACCAACAAAACAGAAGAACCGAAATTAGAATTGTAGGAATGTAA
- a CDS encoding glycosyltransferase family 4 protein, with protein MGSTSQKRVLIITYYWPPAGGVAVQRWLKFVKYLPNYGWEPVIYTPENPEFFYEDKSLLKDIPEKAKVIKRPIWEPYKIYKSLTGKKGENLGLGFANNEKSKKGALNKLFIWLRGNLLIPDPRIFWVRPSVKFLCNYLKENPADAIITTGPPHSMHLIGFKIKKRCNIPWIADFRDPWTNIDFYKELKLTRLADIIHHRLEQKVLKSSNQVIVVSKQMKREFEELGCKNISVITNGFDIEDIPSKLAPNNNNFTICYVGTMNSARNPLTLWQALRLICSNDNEFASKLEIKIAGQIDSSVIDAIKNNNLEKNFEYLGTVPHNEALELQMSSQVLLLVVNNTPNAKGIVTGKFFEYLAMGKQILAIGPTDGDLAEIIQETDAGNIVDFNDFDGTKQLILKYYNLYKSGGLNTVKTASNKYSRKELTGKLAKILNEITENE; from the coding sequence ATGGGAAGCACTTCACAAAAACGAGTTCTAATTATCACCTACTACTGGCCCCCTGCCGGGGGTGTTGCCGTACAGCGTTGGCTAAAATTTGTGAAGTATCTACCAAATTATGGTTGGGAACCTGTTATCTACACTCCTGAAAACCCTGAATTTTTTTATGAAGACAAATCGCTATTAAAAGATATTCCAGAAAAAGCAAAGGTTATAAAACGCCCTATTTGGGAACCATACAAAATTTACAAATCGCTCACCGGGAAAAAAGGTGAAAATTTAGGCCTAGGGTTTGCAAACAATGAAAAAAGTAAAAAGGGGGCATTAAACAAACTGTTTATATGGTTAAGAGGTAACCTTTTAATTCCCGACCCCCGAATTTTTTGGGTTCGCCCATCAGTAAAGTTTTTGTGCAATTACCTGAAGGAGAATCCGGCTGATGCTATTATCACTACGGGGCCACCCCACTCCATGCACCTTATTGGATTTAAGATTAAAAAGAGATGTAATATTCCATGGATTGCTGATTTTCGAGACCCATGGACAAATATCGACTTCTACAAGGAATTAAAATTAACCAGGCTAGCAGATATTATTCATCATAGGCTAGAACAAAAAGTTTTGAAGTCGAGCAACCAGGTTATTGTTGTATCAAAACAGATGAAGCGCGAGTTTGAAGAATTAGGCTGCAAAAACATTTCAGTAATTACCAATGGTTTCGACATTGAAGATATTCCATCAAAACTAGCCCCCAACAACAATAACTTCACTATCTGCTATGTAGGAACTATGAATTCGGCTAGGAATCCGCTAACTCTGTGGCAAGCTCTGCGATTAATTTGCTCTAACGATAACGAGTTTGCATCAAAGCTAGAAATTAAAATAGCGGGTCAAATAGACTCATCGGTAATTGATGCAATAAAGAACAACAACCTTGAAAAAAACTTTGAGTACCTTGGAACAGTTCCACACAACGAGGCACTTGAATTACAAATGAGTTCACAGGTACTTTTACTTGTAGTGAACAATACGCCTAACGCCAAAGGGATTGTTACTGGCAAATTTTTTGAATACCTTGCCATGGGCAAGCAAATACTTGCAATTGGGCCAACAGATGGTGACTTGGCTGAAATTATTCAAGAAACCGATGCTGGCAATATAGTTGATTTTAACGATTTTGATGGCACTAAGCAGCTAATTTTGAAATATTACAATCTTTATAAATCAGGGGGATTAAACACTGTTAAGACAGCAAGTAACAAATACTCAAGAAAAGAGTTAACAGGCAAACTAGCTAAAATTTTAAATGAGATTACAGAAAATGAGTAA
- the wecB gene encoding non-hydrolyzing UDP-N-acetylglucosamine 2-epimerase codes for MSKKAILTVLGARPQFIKAAAVSRQFQKIEIPEIIVHTGQHFDKNMSDVFFKEMSIPSPQYNLKINSLSHGAMTGRMLEQLEEIILKETPSAVMVYGDTNSTLAGALAAVKQHVRVIHVEAGLRSFNMAMPEEVNRILTDRISNLLFCPTDTAVKNLKNEGYENFNAQIVKSGDVMQDAAYFYLDKAKSSSKIIERLGLTSDFVLATIHRQENTDDQTKLKQIIDGLNRINKEVRVVVPLHPRTQKILKSTSISTDFTIIEPVGYFDMLMLISNSKMVMTDSGGLQKEAFFFGKHCITLREQTEWVELVENGFNRLAGASSDAILNAFHEMSSKESNFNIDLYGNGKASEKIAQHLKSWL; via the coding sequence ATGAGTAAAAAAGCAATACTAACTGTACTTGGGGCAAGGCCACAATTTATAAAAGCAGCTGCGGTTAGCCGTCAGTTCCAAAAAATTGAAATTCCAGAAATAATTGTTCACACTGGTCAGCACTTCGACAAAAACATGTCGGATGTGTTTTTTAAGGAGATGAGCATTCCATCGCCCCAGTACAACCTAAAAATAAATAGTTTAAGCCATGGAGCAATGACAGGGCGAATGCTTGAACAGCTGGAGGAAATCATACTCAAAGAAACACCATCGGCGGTAATGGTTTATGGAGATACCAACTCAACACTAGCTGGAGCTTTAGCTGCAGTGAAGCAACATGTCCGAGTTATTCATGTTGAAGCTGGTTTACGCTCATTTAATATGGCAATGCCCGAAGAGGTCAATCGTATTCTGACCGACCGCATTTCAAACCTACTTTTTTGCCCTACCGACACAGCAGTTAAAAATCTAAAAAACGAAGGCTACGAAAATTTTAATGCGCAAATAGTAAAAAGCGGTGATGTGATGCAGGATGCCGCATACTTCTATCTTGATAAGGCAAAATCATCATCTAAAATCATTGAGAGGCTTGGTCTTACCTCTGATTTTGTTCTAGCAACTATACATCGACAAGAAAACACCGACGACCAAACTAAGCTAAAGCAAATCATAGATGGTCTGAATCGAATAAACAAAGAGGTAAGGGTTGTTGTTCCTCTGCATCCAAGGACCCAAAAGATACTCAAAAGCACATCTATCAGTACCGATTTTACTATCATTGAGCCTGTTGGCTATTTCGACATGCTAATGCTAATTAGCAATAGCAAGATGGTTATGACCGATAGCGGAGGTCTACAGAAAGAAGCTTTCTTTTTCGGGAAACATTGCATAACGCTCCGTGAACAAACAGAATGGGTTGAACTAGTTGAGAATGGATTTAATCGCTTAGCAGGTGCTAGTTCCGATGCAATTTTAAATGCATTCCATGAGATGTCGAGCAAAGAATCTAATTTTAATATCGACTTGTATGGCAATGGTAAGGCTTCGGAGAAAATTGCACAACATCTTAAGAGTTGGCTATAG
- a CDS encoding glutamine synthetase family protein has protein sequence MNESQIVMNPNELVRYLKKPASEFTKSDIIRFCEENSIEMINFRYVAEDGKLKTLNFIISSKEHLDSILSAGERVDGSSLFSFIEAGSSDLYVIPRYRTAFVNPFAEVPTLEILCSFYDSTGKPLESAPENVLKKAYDLFKQETGMTFKALAELEYYVISERDDFYPGVDQKGYHASEPFAKWEMLRREALIYIARAGGKVKYGHSEVGCFMTDQYLYEQHEIEFLPMPAEEAVEQLVIAKWIVRMLGYRYGVEISFAPKITVGKAGSGLHFHMMVEKDGKNLMVENGKLSDTAKKMVAGILDAADALTAFGNTIPTSYLRLVPHQEAPTNICWGERNRSVVIRVPLGWIGAENMVKHANPNDDSQYAQMESKQTVEYRVADGSANPYLTIAGLITAALDGLRRPDALELADKLYVNVNIFRPEFKEKLASLKQLPASCWESAEALEAKRQKFEKDGIFPKGMIDAIVAKLKSYNDKGLSEKLYGNNEEIAKLVSQFIHIA, from the coding sequence ATGAACGAATCGCAAATAGTGATGAACCCCAATGAGCTGGTTCGATATCTAAAAAAGCCTGCATCGGAATTTACAAAATCCGATATCATTCGCTTCTGCGAGGAAAATAGCATAGAAATGATTAATTTTCGTTATGTGGCAGAGGATGGCAAGCTTAAAACCCTAAACTTTATAATTTCCTCAAAGGAACATCTCGATTCAATTCTTTCTGCTGGTGAACGAGTAGATGGAAGCAGCCTTTTCTCATTTATTGAGGCAGGTAGTAGCGACCTCTATGTTATTCCACGTTACAGAACTGCCTTTGTTAACCCATTTGCCGAAGTTCCAACTCTTGAAATACTCTGTTCGTTTTACGATAGCACTGGTAAGCCTCTTGAAAGTGCTCCTGAGAACGTGTTAAAAAAGGCTTACGATTTGTTCAAGCAAGAAACTGGCATGACCTTTAAAGCATTAGCAGAGCTTGAGTATTACGTAATAAGCGAACGCGATGATTTTTATCCTGGAGTTGACCAAAAGGGGTACCATGCTTCTGAACCATTCGCTAAATGGGAAATGCTACGGCGTGAGGCTTTAATCTACATTGCTCGTGCAGGTGGAAAGGTGAAGTATGGCCATTCAGAAGTGGGTTGCTTTATGACCGACCAATATCTTTATGAGCAGCACGAAATTGAGTTCCTCCCAATGCCTGCCGAAGAAGCTGTTGAGCAGCTTGTGATAGCCAAATGGATTGTGCGTATGCTTGGTTATCGTTATGGTGTGGAAATTAGTTTTGCTCCTAAAATAACAGTTGGCAAGGCTGGCAGTGGCTTGCATTTCCACATGATGGTTGAGAAAGATGGAAAGAATCTTATGGTGGAAAATGGAAAGCTAAGCGATACTGCCAAAAAGATGGTTGCTGGTATCCTTGATGCTGCAGATGCTCTTACCGCATTTGGTAATACCATTCCCACATCATATTTAAGATTAGTACCACACCAAGAAGCACCAACCAATATCTGTTGGGGCGAGCGCAATCGTTCAGTGGTAATCCGTGTCCCTTTGGGCTGGATTGGTGCAGAAAATATGGTAAAGCATGCTAATCCTAATGACGACAGCCAGTATGCTCAAATGGAAAGTAAACAAACTGTTGAGTATAGAGTTGCCGATGGCTCTGCAAATCCTTATCTAACTATCGCAGGCCTTATTACTGCTGCACTTGATGGGTTGCGCAGACCTGATGCTCTTGAACTGGCCGATAAACTTTACGTAAATGTTAACATTTTTAGGCCAGAGTTTAAGGAAAAGCTTGCCAGCCTAAAACAGTTACCTGCTTCGTGCTGGGAATCGGCAGAAGCACTTGAGGCTAAAAGACAAAAGTTTGAAAAGGATGGCATTTTTCCAAAGGGGATGATTGATGCCATTGTTGCAAAGCTTAAGTCGTATAACGATAAAGGCTTGAGCGAGAAACTTTACGGGAACAACGAGGAGATTGCTAAGCTGGTTTCCCAGTTCATCCATATAGCATAA
- a CDS encoding ZIP family metal transporter — MKIDILLDYNPVILALAATLFTWFVTALGAAMVFFFKSINKKILNSMLGFAAGVMIAASFWSLLNPAIQMAEQNGTTPWVPAVVGFLLGGAFLLIVDKVLPHLHMGLSIDKAEGVKTTWQRSVLLVLAITLHNIPEGLAVGVAFGALANNPDLGMLSGAIALAVGIGLQNFPEGAAVSIPLRREGFSRTRAFMYGQFSGVVEPIAGVLGAYLVLTITPLLPYALSFAAGAMIFVVVEELIPESQMGNETDLSTIGAMLGFATMMLLDVALG; from the coding sequence ATGAAGATTGATATATTGCTTGATTACAATCCAGTCATTTTGGCGCTTGCTGCCACGCTTTTTACATGGTTTGTAACTGCTCTAGGGGCAGCAATGGTTTTCTTTTTTAAATCTATCAATAAAAAGATACTTAACTCCATGCTAGGTTTTGCTGCGGGTGTAATGATTGCAGCAAGCTTTTGGTCGTTGCTCAATCCTGCCATTCAGATGGCAGAGCAAAATGGTACTACACCTTGGGTGCCTGCAGTCGTTGGTTTTTTATTGGGAGGAGCATTTCTGTTAATTGTCGATAAAGTATTACCTCATCTACATATGGGGCTCTCAATCGATAAGGCCGAAGGTGTTAAGACAACCTGGCAGCGTAGCGTACTGCTTGTCCTTGCAATTACACTACATAACATCCCCGAGGGCCTTGCTGTTGGTGTTGCCTTTGGGGCCTTAGCAAATAATCCGGATTTAGGAATGCTCTCCGGTGCAATTGCTCTTGCGGTTGGTATAGGACTACAAAATTTCCCTGAAGGCGCTGCAGTATCAATCCCGCTACGAAGGGAGGGCTTCTCCCGAACAAGGGCGTTTATGTATGGACAGTTTTCTGGAGTTGTCGAGCCAATAGCTGGGGTGCTAGGTGCCTATTTAGTTCTTACAATCACACCGCTATTGCCCTACGCTCTTTCGTTTGCTGCAGGAGCTATGATTTTTGTTGTAGTTGAAGAGCTAATCCCTGAATCGCAAATGGGCAATGAAACCGATTTATCGACAATAGGAGCCATGCTTGGATTTGCCACAATGATGCTATTAGATGTGGCATTAGGTTAA
- a CDS encoding valine--tRNA ligase — protein sequence MDNTKELSAKYNPVEVEDKWYKYWMDKGFFRSTPDEREPYCIVIPPPNVTGVLHMGHMLNNTLQDVLVRRARMKGKNACWVPGTDHASIATEAKVVAKLKAEGIEKSQLSRDEFLKHAWEWKEKHGGIILEQLKKLGASCDWDRTSFTMDPTLSESVIHVFVDLFRKGLIYRGVRMVNWDPQAKTAVSDEEVIYREVKGKLYYLNYKIEGDDGHVTIATTRPETILGDTAVCVHPNDPRYAHLKGKRLIVPLINRSVPVIFDEYVDMEFGTGALKVTPAHDVNDYMLGEKYNLEVIDIFNDDGTLNESAQLYVGMDRFEVRKQIVIDLEKAGNLAKVEDYVNKVGFSERTDAVIEPKLSMQWFLKMKDLAQPALDAVVNGDIKLHPPKFVNTYRHWMENVKDWCLSRQLWWGHRIPAWYLPEGGYIVAHNEEEAVELARKQTNNPNLQISDLRQDDDVLDTWFSSWLWPISVFNGILDPENPDIKYYYPTHDLITAPEILFFWVARMIIAGYEYMGDKPFRNVYLTGIVRDHLRRKMSKQLGNSPDPLDLIAKYGADGVRVGMLLCSPAGNDLLFDESLTEQGRNFSNKIWNAFRLVKGWQVDENAKQPESARVAVEWFNNVINMAIEQCDDDFEKYRISEALMNLYKLFWDEFSSWYLETVKPAYGQPIDATTYNATLDIFEKMLALLHPFMPFITEELWQHLRNRADGESIMVSRMPESNGFDENLLDNFERVKGIIAGIRNIRQEKNISPKHHLKALIKTNGKLDKGLEDVVVKLAGLEEFGYTDGKVEGASSFMVGVDEVYIPLEGLIDVEEERKKILAELEYTRGFLNSVMKKLSNERFVNNAPAKVVVMEQKKKSDAEAKIKALEERLNELK from the coding sequence ATGGATAACACAAAGGAACTTTCTGCAAAATACAACCCGGTTGAGGTTGAGGATAAGTGGTATAAGTATTGGATGGATAAAGGCTTTTTCCGTTCCACACCCGATGAACGCGAACCATACTGCATTGTGATTCCACCACCCAATGTTACTGGTGTGCTTCATATGGGACACATGCTCAACAATACTCTGCAGGATGTGCTAGTTCGTAGGGCTCGTATGAAGGGTAAAAATGCCTGCTGGGTACCTGGAACCGACCATGCCTCAATTGCTACTGAGGCCAAAGTTGTTGCCAAACTGAAAGCCGAAGGAATAGAGAAATCGCAGCTTTCTCGCGATGAGTTTCTAAAGCATGCTTGGGAGTGGAAGGAGAAGCATGGTGGAATTATTCTTGAGCAGCTTAAAAAGTTAGGCGCATCGTGCGATTGGGACCGAACAAGTTTTACCATGGACCCAACGCTGTCGGAAAGTGTTATCCATGTATTTGTCGATTTATTCCGCAAAGGACTAATATATCGTGGTGTGCGAATGGTCAACTGGGACCCTCAGGCCAAAACCGCAGTTTCCGACGAGGAGGTAATATATCGTGAGGTAAAAGGTAAGCTTTACTACCTGAACTATAAGATTGAAGGCGATGATGGTCATGTTACCATAGCCACTACACGCCCTGAAACCATTCTTGGCGATACTGCTGTTTGCGTACATCCTAACGACCCACGCTACGCGCACCTTAAAGGTAAACGCCTTATTGTTCCCCTTATCAATCGTAGTGTGCCTGTTATTTTTGATGAGTATGTAGATATGGAGTTTGGTACAGGTGCTTTAAAGGTTACTCCTGCCCACGATGTGAATGACTACATGCTTGGGGAAAAGTATAACCTTGAGGTAATTGACATTTTTAACGATGACGGAACTTTGAACGAATCCGCACAGCTTTACGTTGGAATGGATAGGTTCGAAGTTCGCAAACAGATTGTTATTGACCTTGAAAAGGCTGGAAATCTGGCTAAGGTTGAGGATTATGTGAATAAGGTCGGGTTTAGTGAACGTACCGATGCGGTTATTGAGCCTAAGCTTTCCATGCAGTGGTTCTTAAAGATGAAAGACCTTGCACAACCCGCTCTCGATGCAGTTGTGAATGGCGATATTAAACTTCATCCACCAAAATTTGTGAATACCTACCGTCACTGGATGGAAAACGTTAAGGACTGGTGCTTATCGCGTCAGCTTTGGTGGGGACATCGCATTCCTGCATGGTATTTACCCGAAGGTGGCTATATAGTAGCCCACAATGAGGAGGAAGCTGTTGAACTGGCGCGTAAACAAACCAATAACCCTAACCTTCAAATTTCCGACCTCCGTCAGGACGATGATGTTCTTGATACCTGGTTTAGCTCTTGGCTATGGCCAATATCTGTTTTCAACGGAATACTTGACCCTGAAAATCCGGATATTAAGTATTACTATCCAACTCACGATTTGATTACTGCACCCGAAATCCTTTTCTTCTGGGTTGCACGCATGATAATTGCAGGGTACGAATACATGGGCGATAAGCCTTTCCGAAATGTTTACCTCACTGGCATCGTTCGCGACCACCTGCGTCGTAAAATGAGTAAGCAGCTTGGTAACTCACCCGACCCACTTGACCTCATAGCAAAATATGGTGCCGATGGCGTACGTGTTGGTATGCTGCTTTGCTCGCCTGCAGGAAACGACCTGCTATTCGACGAAAGCCTTACCGAACAGGGTAGAAACTTTAGCAATAAGATTTGGAATGCTTTTCGCCTAGTTAAGGGATGGCAGGTTGATGAAAATGCTAAACAACCCGAATCGGCAAGGGTGGCTGTGGAATGGTTTAATAATGTGATAAACATGGCCATTGAACAGTGCGACGATGATTTTGAAAAGTATCGCATTTCGGAGGCGTTAATGAACCTTTATAAACTCTTCTGGGACGAATTTTCGTCGTGGTATCTAGAAACTGTAAAACCAGCATACGGTCAGCCTATTGATGCAACAACCTATAATGCTACTCTTGATATTTTTGAGAAAATGCTAGCGTTGCTTCATCCATTCATGCCTTTTATAACCGAGGAGTTATGGCAACATCTGCGTAATCGCGCCGATGGCGAAAGTATCATGGTTAGCCGTATGCCTGAATCGAACGGATTTGATGAAAATCTATTAGACAACTTTGAACGTGTAAAGGGTATTATCGCAGGAATTCGAAATATTCGTCAGGAAAAAAATATTTCGCCTAAACATCATCTTAAGGCTTTAATTAAGACAAATGGCAAGTTAGACAAGGGGCTAGAAGATGTTGTTGTGAAACTTGCTGGACTTGAGGAGTTTGGGTATACCGATGGAAAAGTGGAAGGAGCATCGTCGTTCATGGTAGGTGTTGATGAGGTTTATATTCCTTTAGAAGGCTTGATCGATGTTGAAGAAGAGCGTAAAAAGATTTTGGCGGAACTAGAATACACTCGTGGATTCCTTAATAGCGTTATGAAAAAGCTAAGCAATGAGCGCTTTGTGAATAATGCTCCAGCTAAAGTTGTGGTCATGGAGCAAAAGAAAAAGAGTGATGCCGAAGCTAAGATTAAAGCCTTAGAGGAAAGGTTAAACGAGTTGAAATAA